In Gadus macrocephalus chromosome 11, ASM3116895v1, a single genomic region encodes these proteins:
- the tmem147 gene encoding BOS complex subunit TMEM147 codes for MTLFHFGNCFALAYFPYFITYKCSGLSEYNAFWRCVQAGATYLFVQLCKMLFLATFFPTWEGGAGVYDFVGEFMKATVDLADLLGLHLVMSRNAGKGEYKIMVAAMGWATAELVMSRCLPLWVGARGIEFDWKYIQMSFDSNISLVHYIAMASVVWMFTRYDLPKSFRLPVTVLLGLCVYKAFLMELFVHMFLLGSWTALLVKALLTGVVSLCSLFLFVTLVHSN; via the exons ATGACTCTCTTTCATTTCGGGAACTGCTTCGCCTTGGCCTATTTCCCCTACTTCATCACCTACAAGTGCAGTGGGCT ttCAGAATACAATGCCTTCTGGAGATGTGTCCAGGCTGGGGCCACCTACCTTTTTGTCCAGCTATGTAAA ATGCTGTTCCTGGCCACCTTCTTCCCGACATGGGAGGGGGGAGCTGGAGTGTATGATTTTGTAGGG GAATTTATGAAGGCCACCGTTGACCTGGCAGATCTGCTGGGCCTTCATCTGGTGATGTCCCGCAATGCCGGCAAAGGAGAGTACAAGATCATGGTGGCAGCCATGGGATGGGCAACGGCGGAACTCGTCATGTCCCG GTGTCTTCCTCTGTGGGTAGGTGCCCGGGGGATAGAGTTTGACTGGAAATACATCCAGATGAGTTTCGACTCCAACATCAGTTTG GTCCATTACATCGCCATGGCATCGGTGGTATGGATGTTTACACGCTACGACCTTCCCAAAAGCTTCCGGCTGCCAGTGACGGTGCTTTTGGGTCTCTGTGTCTACAAGGCCTTCTTAATGGA gctgTTCGTCCACATGTTCCTGCTGGGCAGCTGGACGGCTCTGCTGGTGAAGGCCCTTCTGACCGGGgtggtctctctctgctccctcttcctcttcgtcaCTCTGGTCCACAGCAACTAG